From the genome of Gracilinanus agilis isolate LMUSP501 chromosome 2, AgileGrace, whole genome shotgun sequence, one region includes:
- the LOC123235362 gene encoding high mobility group protein B1-like, which translates to MGKGDPKKLRGKMPSYAFFVQTCREEHKKQHPDASVNFSEFSKKCSERWKTMSAKEKGKFEDMEKADKVHYEREMKTYIPSKRETKKKFKDPNAPKRPPSAFFLFCSEYRPKIKGEHPGPSIGDVAKKLGEMWNNTAADDKQPHEKKAAKLKEKYEKDIAAYRAKGKPDASKKGGVVKAEKSKKKEEEEDEEDEEDEEDEEDDDDDE; encoded by the coding sequence atggGCAAAGGTGATCCTAAGAAGCTGAGAGGAAAAATGCCTTCATATGCCTTCTTTGTGCAAACCTGCCGGGAGGAACACAAGAAGCAGCACCCAGATGCTTCTGTGAACTTCtcagaattttctaaaaaatgcTCAGAAAGGTGGAAGACAATGTCAgctaaagagaaaggaaaatttgaggaCATGGAAAAAGCTGATAAGGTTCAttatgaaagagaaatgaaaacctaCATACCAtctaaaagagaaacaaaaaagaagtttaaGGATCCCAATGCACCAAAAAGGCCTCCTTCAgcatttttcttattctgttcTGAGTATCGTCCAAAAATAAAAGGGGAGCATCCTGGTCCTTCTATTGGAGATGTGGCCAAAAAATTGGGAGAAATGTGGAATAATACTGCTGCAGATGACAAACAACCTCATGAAAAGAAGGCAGCTAAACTGAAGGAAAAGTATGAAAAGGATATTGCTGCATACCGGGCTAAAGGAAAACCTGATGCGAGTAAAAAGGGAGGAGTTGTCAAAGCTGAGAAGagcaagaaaaaggaggaggaagaagatgaggaagatgaagaggatgaagaggatgaggaagatgatgatgatgatgaataa
- the ZBTB43 gene encoding zinc finger and BTB domain-containing protein 43 — MESGTSSFRVEFPDFSSTILQKLNQQRQQGQLCDVSIVVQGHLFRAHKAVLAASSPYFCDQVLLKNSRRIVLPDVMNPRVFENILLSTYTGRLVMPALEIVSYLTAASFLQMWHVVDKCTEVLEGNPTVLCQKLNHGSDHQSPSSSSYNGLVENFELGSSGHPDFPKTQELRDGENEEESSKDELSSQLTEHEYLPSNSSTEHDRLSTEMTSQDGEEGASDSAEYHYTRPMYSKPSIMSHKRWIHVKPERFEQDCEGVDVHAAYDEHQVTESINTIQTDHAIQSSGVDEDFHIGEKKVEAEFDEQADESNYDEQVDFYGSSMEEFSGERADGNLSSHRQDTIIAAGYSDSIEMVTGIKEEASHLGFSAADKLYPCQCGKSFTHKSQRDRHMSMHLGLRPYGCGVCGKKFKMKHHLVGHMKIHTGIKPYECNICGKRFMWRDSFHRHVTSCTKSYEAAKAEQNTTDVN, encoded by the coding sequence ATGGAGTCTGGAACAAGCTCTTTTCGAGTGGAATTTCCTGATTTTTCCAGCACCATTTTGCAGAAACTAAACCAGCAGAGACAACAAGGACAATTATGTGATGTTTCCATTGTAGTCCAAGGACACCTTTTCAGGGCTCACAAGGCTGTTCTTGCTGCCAGCTCACCTTACTTTTGTGACCAGGTGCTACTGAAAAACAGCAGAAGAATAGTTTTGCCTGATGTTATGAACCCAAGGGTTTTTGAAAACATCCTTCTCTCTACTTACACAGGACGACTAGTAATGCCTGCTTTAGAAATCGTCAGTTATCTGACAGCAGCCAGTTTCCTCCAGATGTGGCATGTGGTAGACAAATGCACTGAGGTTTTAGAAGGAAATCCTACAGTCCTTTGTCAAAAGTTAAATCATGGCAGTGACCATCAATCACCAAGTAGCAGTAGCTACAATGGCCTAGTTGAAAACTTTGAGCTTGGTTCTAGTGGACACCCAGATTTCCCTAAAACCCAagaactgagagatggagagaatgaagaagagagttCCAAAGACGAATTGTCATCTCAGCTAACTGAACATGAATATCTTCCTAGCAACTCCTCAACAGAACATGATAGACTAAGTACTGAAATGACGAGTCAGGATGGTGAAGAAGGGGCCAGTGATAGTGCTGAATATCATTATACAAGGCCCATGTATAGCAAGCCCAGCATCATGTCTCACAAACGTTGGATCCATGTTAAACCAGAAAGATTTGAACAGGACTGTGAAGGTGTTGATGTGCATGCTGCTTATGATGAGCACCAGGTCACTGAATCAATCAATACTATTCAGACAGATCACGCTATACAGTCTTCAGGGGTGGATGAGGACTTTCACATTGGTGAAAAAAAAGTTGAAGCTGAGTTTGATGAACAAGCTGATGAAAGTAATTACGATGAGCAAGTTGATTTCTATGGCTCTTCTATGGAAGAGTTTTCTGGAGAAAGAGCAGATGGGAATCTTAGTAGCCACAGACAGGATACTATTATAGCAGCAGGCTATAGTGATAGCATTGAAATGGTGACAGGCATTAAAGAAGAAGCTTCCCACTTGGGATTTTCAGCTGCTGACAAGCTGTACCCTTGTCAGTGTGGGAAAAGCTTCACTCACAAGAGTCAGAGAGATCGGCATATGAGCATGCATCTTGGTCTTCGGCCTTATGGCTGTGGTGTTTGTGGTAAGAAATTCAAAATGAAACATCACCTTGTTGGCCACATGAAAATTCACACAGGCATAAAGCCTTATGAGTGTAATATCTGTGGGAAACGATTTATGTGGCGGGACAGTTTTCACCGGCATGTGACTTCTTGTACCAAGTCATATGAAGCTGCAAAGGCTGAGCAAAATACTACTGATGTTAATTAA